A genomic segment from Desulfurispirillum indicum S5 encodes:
- the rdgB gene encoding RdgB/HAM1 family non-canonical purine NTP pyrophosphatase, with translation MKIILASKNRKKLIELREILRDIGVEVYSPEELEINIPDVEEDGSTFVENALKKARSAHLYSGLPAIADDSGICVDALGGAPGVYSARYAGDHCDDDDNNRKLLDALSEVEDRRGRFACAIAYVDDQQSHTVEGFCEGVVLRAPRGEGGFGYDPLFQPTGFEESFGSLPKEVKNRISHRYKAIVALKQFLQTVQQPV, from the coding sequence ATGAAGATCATCCTGGCATCAAAGAATCGCAAAAAACTGATAGAACTCCGTGAGATCCTGCGAGATATCGGGGTTGAGGTGTACTCTCCCGAAGAGCTTGAAATCAACATCCCCGATGTGGAGGAGGATGGCAGTACTTTTGTGGAAAACGCCCTGAAAAAAGCGCGCTCAGCGCACCTCTACTCCGGGCTTCCGGCCATTGCCGATGACAGCGGTATCTGCGTGGATGCTCTCGGTGGAGCTCCCGGCGTCTACTCGGCCCGTTATGCCGGCGATCACTGTGACGATGATGACAATAACCGTAAACTCCTGGACGCGCTGAGCGAGGTGGAGGATCGGCGTGGGCGCTTTGCATGCGCTATCGCCTATGTGGATGACCAGCAGAGCCACACTGTGGAAGGCTTCTGCGAGGGCGTTGTCTTGCGGGCACCCCGGGGCGAAGGTGGTTTCGGCTATGACCCCCTCTTCCAGCCCACGGGTTTTGAGGAGAGCTTCGGCAGCCTTCCCAAGGAAGTGAAGAATCGTATTTCCCATCGTTACAAAGCTATAGTGGCGTTGAAGCAATTTCTGCAGACTGTGCAGCAACCTGTCTGA
- a CDS encoding ATP-binding cassette domain-containing protein — translation MLHLKGIVIDGAQNECDFTFRKGLFYSLLGDDDSGAPELFRTIAGLQAPASGRIVFGGRDITGFHPSKRGMITITSEPIFDMEQTVMENIMLFRSAERRIALEAADLMGLGNYVHRSCRKLDLGVLQRVSMARALTRKPQVLLLENPVDRLGFAEGLYCLQVLKEALTPLGSLILHFTGCSRAAMEGSDELIVVDDADFVEAGAPEALYYHPRTRLGAERTGEVNYISAVGVEQNHLQLPYGYPISYPPTRCRVQEKRPYTIMFRPEAPTLSTHNAPGCLAIPVQVKQCSFRRTAFRVELMGQLGEEFVVNSFEPLDIHQELMLNIPTARMHLMGAMDS, via the coding sequence ATGCTCCATCTTAAAGGAATCGTCATAGACGGTGCCCAGAATGAATGCGACTTTACCTTCAGGAAAGGTCTTTTCTACAGCCTTTTGGGTGATGATGACTCTGGTGCACCAGAGTTATTTCGAACCATTGCCGGTCTGCAGGCTCCTGCTTCCGGGAGAATAGTCTTTGGTGGCCGCGATATCACCGGATTCCACCCCTCAAAACGCGGGATGATCACCATTACTTCCGAGCCGATCTTTGATATGGAACAGACGGTTATGGAAAACATCATGCTCTTTCGTTCGGCAGAACGCCGGATTGCCCTGGAAGCCGCAGATCTGATGGGCCTTGGCAACTATGTTCATCGTTCCTGCAGGAAGCTCGATCTGGGAGTACTGCAACGGGTGAGCATGGCACGGGCACTGACCCGCAAACCCCAGGTTCTCTTGCTGGAAAACCCTGTGGATCGTCTGGGTTTTGCGGAGGGGCTGTACTGTCTGCAGGTTCTCAAGGAGGCCCTGACTCCACTGGGGAGTCTGATTCTTCACTTTACCGGCTGCTCCCGTGCGGCCATGGAAGGCAGCGACGAGCTGATTGTCGTCGACGATGCCGATTTTGTGGAGGCCGGAGCTCCCGAAGCGCTGTACTACCATCCCCGCACTCGCCTTGGTGCCGAGCGCACGGGCGAGGTGAACTATATCAGCGCTGTCGGTGTTGAGCAGAATCATCTGCAGCTGCCCTACGGCTATCCCATCAGCTATCCGCCAACTCGGTGTCGCGTTCAGGAGAAGCGCCCCTATACGATCATGTTCCGCCCTGAAGCCCCCACCCTCAGTACCCATAACGCGCCTGGCTGCCTGGCTATACCGGTTCAGGTGAAGCAGTGCTCCTTCCGGCGCACGGCCTTTCGGGTTGAGCTGATGGGGCAGCTGGGTGAAGAGTTTGTGGTCAACTCCTTTGAGCCCCTGGATATTCACCAGGAGCTCATGCTGAATATTCCCACAGCCCGCATGCACCTCATGGGGGCCATGGACTCGTGA
- the def gene encoding peptide deformylase yields the protein MIHPILTYPDPLLKKISQPVTQFDSALQQLVSDMFDTMYNANGVGLAAPQIGILRRICVLDPASGKEEEAQPLVLINPQILSGEGLTTFEEGCLSVPGYYGEIKRYERIQVQFNDLQGQEQTAILDGFTAIIAQHEMDHLNGKLFIEHLGSSERDLIRRKIRKAMKEGSYQ from the coding sequence ATGATCCATCCCATACTCACGTACCCAGACCCCCTACTGAAAAAGATATCCCAGCCAGTCACGCAATTTGACAGTGCCCTGCAGCAGCTGGTCAGCGACATGTTTGACACCATGTACAATGCCAACGGCGTCGGCCTGGCCGCTCCACAAATCGGCATCCTGCGCCGGATATGCGTGCTGGATCCCGCCAGCGGCAAAGAGGAGGAAGCGCAGCCCCTGGTGCTCATCAATCCGCAAATTCTCTCGGGCGAAGGCCTGACCACCTTCGAGGAAGGCTGCCTCTCCGTTCCCGGCTATTACGGTGAAATAAAGCGTTACGAGCGCATACAGGTGCAGTTCAACGACCTGCAGGGCCAGGAGCAGACCGCGATCCTTGACGGGTTTACCGCCATCATCGCCCAGCACGAAATGGATCATCTCAACGGCAAACTCTTCATTGAACACCTGGGTTCTTCAGAACGCGATCTGATCAGGCGCAAAATCCGCAAAGCCATGAAGGAAGGTTCGTACCAGTGA
- a CDS encoding FapA family protein, with translation MRIVDIRSLKTGTRVARNIYKDRVLLLSKGYIIDDAIIETIRNRELRNVKVFIDDGQISEFEKRGGVYNVDVVERHHKSVRLDAPLVVNGFIDVHSQVFVAGELKVMKEVMPYSHVSCHGPAIIYGEVYGCCLVACEKMEFSSLGSPDGMRTMISLQEYSLEKLVLLKELNEMKAAKIQPLMAKLVPPVTKVAKLGKKVNMLPDETKMKLLGAYKKYIELNEEKKKIATQLQILENKITEVATRPRILVRGPVHPGVTIRIKDSVMRVEEPLHSVEFTLEDEKVQFKKIRE, from the coding sequence GTGCGGATAGTTGACATCAGATCACTGAAAACCGGCACCCGGGTCGCCCGGAACATCTATAAAGACCGCGTGCTGCTGCTTTCAAAGGGATATATCATCGACGATGCCATCATCGAGACAATCCGCAACCGTGAGCTGCGCAACGTCAAGGTCTTTATAGACGATGGTCAGATCTCCGAGTTTGAAAAACGGGGCGGGGTCTACAATGTGGACGTCGTGGAGCGCCACCATAAAAGTGTCCGGCTGGACGCTCCCCTGGTGGTGAATGGATTTATTGATGTCCACTCCCAGGTCTTTGTGGCTGGCGAACTGAAGGTCATGAAGGAAGTCATGCCCTACAGCCATGTCAGCTGCCATGGTCCGGCAATTATCTATGGAGAAGTCTATGGCTGCTGCCTGGTAGCCTGCGAAAAAATGGAATTTTCCAGCCTTGGCAGCCCCGACGGCATGCGCACCATGATCTCGCTGCAGGAATATTCCCTGGAGAAGCTGGTACTTCTCAAGGAACTCAACGAGATGAAAGCCGCCAAGATCCAGCCCCTGATGGCCAAGCTGGTGCCACCGGTCACCAAGGTTGCCAAGCTCGGCAAAAAAGTGAATATGCTGCCCGATGAAACCAAGATGAAACTGCTCGGTGCCTACAAGAAATACATCGAGCTTAACGAAGAGAAAAAGAAAATAGCAACCCAGCTGCAGATACTGGAAAACAAGATCACTGAAGTCGCCACCAGGCCGCGCATCCTGGTACGCGGCCCCGTTCACCCCGGCGTGACCATCCGCATCAAGGATTCAGTCATGCGAGTGGAGGAGCCCCTGCACAGTGTCGAGTTCACCCTGGAAGATGAGAAGGTCCAGTTCAAGAAGATACGCGAATAG
- a CDS encoding glycosyltransferase family 9 protein → MKTLFILPDTIAGITKSSLALKGVRDTDRMNGTIALAAREDHASFVSSLGIADDVIPLKPSQKMKNYWKLRRHHFDRVVDLQGNRESASLGRWVRKQDNWGFGDLPENIQKKYSNVVSFPASNPSQEYRYHHLLKNATGIHSFSIAPSILPGSDEVTRGEMFARQLQNPVILSVQGTLPSQQWPVKFFIELCQWLTSRGRTPVLVGSAEDAAKATTIIETSGMGISLCGNTSLESLAGMTMVAGIYTGVQSDAMYVADMVGARVSALYGSTSLALQGPVHHRATCIESTIRCAPCSLAHCPADNSCTNHIYPEDIIEQLQAFGV, encoded by the coding sequence ATGAAAACACTTTTTATTCTGCCAGATACCATTGCCGGCATTACCAAGTCGTCCCTGGCCCTCAAAGGCGTTCGGGATACAGATCGCATGAATGGCACCATCGCGCTGGCCGCGCGGGAAGATCACGCCAGCTTTGTCAGCTCTCTCGGCATTGCCGATGATGTCATTCCCCTGAAACCCTCTCAGAAAATGAAAAATTACTGGAAGTTGCGCCGCCATCACTTCGACCGCGTCGTTGATCTGCAGGGAAACCGCGAAAGCGCCTCTCTTGGGCGCTGGGTACGTAAACAGGACAACTGGGGCTTCGGCGACCTGCCCGAAAACATCCAGAAAAAGTACAGCAATGTGGTCTCCTTCCCTGCCAGCAACCCTTCCCAGGAGTATCGCTACCACCATCTGCTGAAAAATGCCACCGGCATCCACAGCTTCTCCATCGCCCCGAGCATCCTTCCCGGCTCCGACGAAGTCACCCGCGGCGAAATGTTTGCCCGGCAGCTGCAAAACCCGGTCATTCTCTCGGTGCAGGGAACACTGCCATCCCAGCAGTGGCCCGTAAAGTTCTTCATTGAGCTGTGTCAGTGGCTGACCAGCCGCGGCAGAACTCCAGTGCTGGTCGGCAGCGCTGAAGACGCTGCCAAAGCCACCACCATCATTGAAACATCCGGCATGGGCATATCCCTGTGTGGCAACACCTCCCTGGAGTCCCTTGCGGGCATGACCATGGTGGCCGGGATCTACACCGGCGTGCAGTCCGATGCCATGTATGTGGCGGATATGGTCGGAGCCCGCGTCAGCGCCCTCTACGGGTCAACCTCCCTCGCCCTGCAGGGCCCGGTTCACCACCGCGCAACCTGCATCGAAAGCACCATCAGGTGCGCTCCATGCAGCCTGGCCCACTGCCCAGCCGATAACAGCTGTACCAACCATATTTACCCCGAAGATATCATCGAGCAACTGCAAGCCTTCGGCGTGTGA
- a CDS encoding DUF342 domain-containing protein produces the protein MFKRVAVNQSVAVEVTDDKLEAYLIARAPRDLAISVWEDAYMAAEIAEPYVIDLTHDLVDLLDEAQSGNSNAFPAELLLAKGIPPKHGKNSFINYIINFEENPGTVDEKTGKINFKERDLVKEVDEGDEILELIKASRGEAGFDIFGEPVPAKDGENVTTVNAGEGVIVDDMGDKVVYRAAKKGVVLLQGKEVHVSEILIIKTDVDYSTGNIRFNGSVTISGSVKSGFEVEATGDVVIEGFVEKDALVKGETIIVQSGCYGKIHARKTAQLEFLENATAFSAKHIAIKSVNRSVVVAPHVIIDKVASSRIFAYQELSIVDVNSSMATPCNLSIGYDPNALEVINHLRSEYSSLKFSVEMSKLYLANAGVNVSEILEQRKIPEGLSAEHLEKAKQLIHNLNVINRFKSVFQELISKTDGVIYILSKVDKYTILDMYGIEKQLYEQMARCSFRFDMDTYSIVEGRISADS, from the coding sequence ATGTTCAAACGGGTCGCGGTCAATCAAAGCGTAGCGGTGGAAGTCACCGATGATAAGCTGGAAGCTTACCTCATCGCCAGGGCTCCCCGTGATCTTGCTATCAGCGTCTGGGAAGATGCCTATATGGCTGCCGAAATCGCCGAGCCCTATGTCATCGACCTGACCCACGACCTGGTTGATCTGCTTGACGAGGCACAAAGTGGCAACAGCAACGCTTTTCCTGCTGAACTCCTGCTCGCCAAAGGCATCCCCCCCAAACACGGCAAGAACTCCTTTATAAATTACATTATCAACTTCGAGGAAAACCCCGGAACCGTTGACGAAAAAACGGGCAAGATCAACTTCAAAGAGCGTGATCTGGTCAAGGAAGTGGATGAAGGGGATGAAATCCTGGAGCTGATCAAGGCCTCCAGGGGTGAAGCCGGATTCGACATTTTCGGTGAACCCGTGCCCGCCAAGGACGGAGAGAACGTCACCACCGTCAACGCCGGTGAAGGAGTCATCGTCGATGACATGGGCGACAAGGTCGTCTACCGCGCCGCCAAGAAAGGCGTTGTCCTGCTGCAGGGCAAGGAAGTGCACGTCAGTGAAATCCTGATCATTAAAACCGATGTGGACTACTCCACCGGGAATATTCGCTTCAATGGCTCGGTGACCATTTCGGGCAGCGTCAAGTCCGGCTTCGAGGTGGAAGCCACTGGCGACGTCGTCATTGAAGGTTTTGTGGAAAAAGATGCTCTGGTCAAGGGCGAAACCATCATTGTCCAGAGCGGCTGCTACGGGAAAATTCACGCCCGCAAAACCGCTCAGCTGGAGTTCCTGGAAAATGCCACAGCCTTTTCCGCCAAGCACATCGCCATCAAATCCGTCAATCGCTCCGTTGTCGTCGCGCCCCATGTCATCATAGACAAGGTTGCCTCCAGCCGTATCTTTGCCTATCAGGAGCTGTCCATCGTTGATGTCAACTCCTCCATGGCCACACCCTGCAATCTGTCCATCGGCTACGACCCCAACGCGCTGGAAGTCATCAACCACCTGCGCAGCGAATATTCCAGCCTGAAATTTTCCGTGGAGATGAGTAAGCTCTACCTGGCCAATGCCGGGGTAAATGTCAGTGAAATCCTTGAGCAGCGAAAAATTCCTGAAGGACTCAGCGCGGAACACCTGGAAAAAGCCAAGCAACTTATCCATAATCTCAATGTGATCAACCGATTCAAATCCGTCTTTCAGGAGCTCATATCCAAAACAGATGGTGTCATCTATATTCTCTCCAAGGTCGACAAGTACACCATCCTGGATATGTACGGCATTGAGAAACAGTTGTACGAACAAATGGCCCGCTGTTCGTTTCGCTTTGACATGGATACCTACAGCATAGTGGAGGGACGTATCAGTGCGGATAGTTGA
- a CDS encoding DUF116 domain-containing protein, producing the protein MSSQKPYFKILFFLLTALLLLFSFATGYAAMRFAPVSMKAAAVWAMPSLLAAAMAALPIVFYLCLKSGFRTFLFQIANRYCIRVFFPLILFFGERLRIERDLLIQELVQYNNKYVLRKHAGSFEPQRMLVLLPHCLQMRDCDYRVTTDISRCALCGRCSIHKFVELSRKYGVHVQAATGGTLARRIIQELRPRVIIAVACSRDLYSGLSDTFPLPVVGIFNELRHGPCVDTSVDAAKVEETIRELIKPEYVTKSFVQDL; encoded by the coding sequence TTGAGCTCTCAGAAACCCTACTTCAAGATACTCTTCTTCCTGCTGACAGCGCTCCTGCTGCTCTTTTCCTTCGCCACCGGCTACGCAGCCATGCGCTTTGCCCCGGTCAGCATGAAAGCCGCCGCCGTATGGGCCATGCCCTCCCTGCTGGCCGCAGCCATGGCCGCCTTGCCCATAGTCTTTTACCTCTGCCTCAAAAGCGGCTTTCGGACATTCCTCTTCCAGATTGCCAACCGCTACTGCATCCGGGTATTCTTCCCGCTGATCCTCTTCTTTGGCGAGCGGCTGCGCATTGAGCGGGATCTGCTTATCCAGGAGCTGGTGCAGTACAACAACAAATACGTGTTGCGCAAGCACGCCGGGAGCTTCGAACCACAGCGGATGCTGGTACTGTTGCCCCACTGTCTGCAAATGCGCGACTGCGATTACCGGGTCACCACGGATATCAGCCGCTGCGCACTCTGCGGCCGCTGCAGCATTCACAAGTTTGTCGAACTCTCCCGGAAATACGGCGTCCATGTTCAGGCCGCCACCGGTGGAACCCTGGCCCGCCGGATCATCCAGGAACTGCGCCCCCGCGTTATCATCGCCGTAGCCTGCAGCCGCGATCTCTACAGTGGCCTCTCCGATACCTTTCCCTTGCCGGTGGTGGGAATCTTCAACGAGCTGCGTCACGGCCCCTGCGTGGACACCTCCGTGGATGCCGCAAAAGTGGAAGAAACCATACGTGAACTCATAAAACCCGAGTATGTGACAAAAAGTTTCGTTCAAGACTTGTAA
- the rph gene encoding ribonuclease PH codes for MRTQRAPHELRPITITRNYTKYAEGSVLIAMGETIVLCNATVQKTVPRFLIGKDSGWVTAEYSMLPRATDVRNRRESQQGRPSGRTMEIQRLIGRSLRSIIDLHAMSGYTITIDCDVLQADGGTRCASVNGAFIALADAVDSMLAAGMIGESPLRSTVAAISVGIFNNWPLADLDYLEDSQAMVDMNVVATGKGEFVEIQGTGESRPFSRKDHDILLELALDGIGQISALQFEQLSAQIRQHLE; via the coding sequence ATGCGAACTCAGAGGGCTCCCCACGAGCTGCGACCGATCACGATCACGAGAAATTACACCAAATACGCCGAAGGCAGCGTGCTGATTGCCATGGGCGAGACCATCGTGCTGTGCAACGCCACGGTTCAGAAGACGGTTCCCCGCTTTCTGATCGGCAAGGACAGCGGCTGGGTAACGGCTGAGTACTCCATGCTGCCCCGCGCCACCGATGTGCGTAATCGCCGGGAATCCCAGCAGGGGCGGCCCTCCGGGCGCACCATGGAAATTCAGCGCCTGATTGGGCGTTCGCTGCGCAGCATCATCGATCTGCACGCCATGAGCGGCTACACTATTACCATTGACTGTGACGTGCTGCAGGCTGACGGGGGAACCCGCTGCGCTTCCGTGAACGGAGCCTTTATTGCTCTGGCTGACGCCGTGGATTCGATGCTCGCGGCGGGCATGATCGGTGAGTCCCCTCTTCGCAGCACGGTGGCAGCTATCAGTGTCGGCATATTCAACAACTGGCCGCTTGCCGATCTGGATTATCTGGAAGACAGCCAGGCCATGGTGGATATGAACGTGGTGGCGACGGGAAAAGGGGAGTTTGTGGAGATTCAGGGGACCGGCGAGAGTCGTCCCTTCTCCCGCAAAGATCACGATATTCTGCTGGAACTGGCGCTGGATGGTATCGGACAGATCAGCGCCCTGCAGTTCGAACAGTTGAGTGCCCAAATCAGACAGCACCTGGAGTAG
- a CDS encoding glycosyltransferase family 9 protein, translating into MEKLLVFLPSRINYAIMAFKAIRSLRENHPDIPIDLVADASTAPLYMDTPYIDKLLPFRKDSSSSAEELGLRLAPQKYSTALLLEENPDHLSIARHARIACLMGSEGKNWKRSALHKKSTLCLHNTTNHRSSYFVSLLQDLGLIKTSARTAEPWEPPARSLRAASRVLREHFGHYALICTGPADEPLKCWPAERMADVAKGLRANHQLHIVLTGAAKDEYIGQSITRALGDIPHTNLVAQTDITTLIGLVAGAKIVLGGEAAPIHLADSMHIPLVTVFGPSDSQLWGPISPKAALMQAEGILCTPCNSDTCDKPGHYCMDLVDTDEVYWTCERVMQ; encoded by the coding sequence ATGGAAAAGCTACTGGTATTCCTTCCAAGTCGGATAAACTACGCCATCATGGCATTCAAAGCGATCAGATCCCTGCGGGAAAATCACCCAGACATACCCATTGACCTGGTTGCGGACGCCAGCACCGCACCTCTCTACATGGACACCCCTTATATAGATAAATTGCTGCCGTTTCGCAAGGACTCAAGCAGCAGTGCCGAAGAACTCGGCCTGCGCCTGGCACCCCAGAAGTACAGCACAGCACTTCTCCTGGAGGAAAATCCCGATCACCTGTCCATCGCACGCCATGCCCGCATCGCCTGCCTGATGGGCTCCGAGGGGAAAAACTGGAAACGCTCCGCCCTGCACAAAAAGTCGACCCTGTGCCTGCATAACACCACCAACCATCGCAGCTCCTACTTCGTAAGCCTGCTCCAGGATCTTGGACTCATCAAGACATCAGCTCGAACCGCTGAACCCTGGGAACCCCCTGCGCGCTCTTTGCGGGCAGCCTCACGCGTACTACGGGAACATTTCGGTCACTACGCGCTGATCTGCACCGGCCCTGCCGATGAACCACTGAAATGCTGGCCCGCCGAGCGAATGGCGGATGTAGCCAAAGGGCTCCGTGCAAACCATCAGCTGCACATCGTGCTCACAGGCGCAGCCAAGGACGAGTACATCGGCCAAAGCATCACCCGCGCCCTGGGAGATATTCCCCACACCAACCTGGTGGCCCAAACCGATATAACCACCCTGATCGGCCTGGTTGCCGGCGCAAAGATAGTACTGGGCGGAGAAGCGGCACCGATTCACCTGGCAGACAGCATGCATATCCCCCTGGTTACCGTGTTCGGCCCCTCGGACTCCCAGCTCTGGGGCCCTATCTCCCCCAAGGCGGCCCTGATGCAGGCGGAAGGAATTCTCTGCACCCCGTGCAACAGCGACACCTGCGACAAGCCAGGACACTACTGCATGGATCTGGTGGACACTGACGAAGTATACTGGACCTGTGAGCGGGTGATGCAATGA
- the fmt gene encoding methionyl-tRNA formyltransferase, translating into MNTPSAKRVGFMGTPEFSVPALEALASVYEIPIVITQPDRPAGRTLQLTPSAVKTKALQLGIPVLTPARVRKNPQFLAQIADLNLDAIVVVAYGQILPQEFLDIPPFGCYNIHASLLPHFRGAAPIQRAILEGCPETGITIIRMDAGLDTGDMVLKKATPIDAMNAAQLHDHLAPLGAEAILEALAAVFQGTAQFTPQDHSQHTYAPKLRREEGILTWHEDAVTLERRIRAFTPWPGCRCRWRDKDVKILEAEPTQGSGAPGQVLSIDLQGIEIACRQGALRLKKVQPQGKRVIDAHAFANGYGVQVGNTFL; encoded by the coding sequence GTGAATACCCCATCGGCAAAGCGCGTCGGTTTCATGGGCACCCCGGAATTCAGTGTCCCCGCACTTGAAGCCTTGGCAAGCGTCTACGAAATACCCATTGTCATCACTCAGCCAGATCGGCCCGCCGGGCGCACACTGCAACTGACCCCGTCAGCGGTAAAGACAAAGGCACTCCAGCTGGGCATTCCCGTACTGACTCCGGCAAGGGTTCGCAAAAACCCCCAGTTCCTTGCGCAAATAGCGGATTTAAACCTGGACGCCATTGTGGTCGTCGCCTACGGCCAGATCCTGCCCCAGGAATTCCTGGATATCCCACCATTCGGCTGCTACAACATCCACGCCTCCCTGCTGCCCCATTTCCGGGGAGCCGCGCCGATTCAACGCGCCATCCTGGAAGGCTGCCCCGAAACCGGTATCACCATCATCCGCATGGACGCCGGGCTGGATACCGGTGACATGGTTCTGAAAAAAGCGACCCCCATAGACGCCATGAACGCCGCCCAACTCCATGACCACCTGGCCCCTCTGGGCGCTGAGGCCATCCTGGAAGCCCTCGCGGCAGTTTTCCAGGGAACAGCGCAGTTCACCCCCCAGGATCATTCCCAGCACACCTACGCCCCGAAACTGCGCAGAGAAGAGGGAATCCTCACCTGGCATGAAGATGCTGTCACGCTTGAACGACGCATCCGCGCTTTTACCCCATGGCCGGGCTGTCGCTGCCGCTGGCGGGACAAGGATGTCAAGATACTGGAGGCTGAACCAACCCAGGGCAGTGGCGCTCCAGGCCAGGTGCTGTCCATTGATCTGCAGGGCATAGAAATTGCCTGCAGGCAGGGCGCCCTGCGGCTGAAAAAAGTTCAGCCCCAGGGCAAACGCGTCATTGACGCCCATGCCTTTGCCAATGGCTATGGAGTACAGGTTGGCAACACTTTCCTCTAA
- the murI gene encoding glutamate racemase, which translates to MKTIGIFDSGVGGITVLKAIRRALPTFDILYLGDTARVPYGTKSRETVLRYSLQVGDFLYRKGIDLLVIACNTATAYGLHEIRARYDIPVIGVIEPGAQATVALSRSGRIAVIGTSATVQSGQYRSTIQHYLPDADVREIACPMLVPLVEENWCGTDVAHLILQRYLGQLRGQVDTLVLGCTHYPMLKEDIARVLPGVTQVDSAEETARTIVGLTGVPAPGTLGTLGTTTYYMTDTSQRFAEIASSFLGESVGSIEHIDL; encoded by the coding sequence GTGAAAACCATCGGCATATTTGATTCCGGTGTGGGTGGAATCACCGTACTCAAAGCCATCCGCCGCGCCCTCCCCACCTTTGATATTCTCTACCTGGGTGATACGGCACGGGTTCCCTATGGGACGAAGTCGCGGGAGACCGTTTTGCGCTACTCTCTGCAGGTAGGTGACTTCCTTTACCGTAAGGGAATCGATTTACTGGTGATTGCCTGTAATACGGCTACGGCCTATGGGCTCCATGAAATACGTGCACGCTACGACATTCCCGTGATTGGCGTGATTGAACCGGGTGCCCAGGCGACGGTTGCCCTGAGTCGCAGTGGTCGCATCGCAGTGATTGGTACCAGTGCTACGGTGCAGAGCGGTCAGTACCGCTCGACTATCCAGCACTATCTTCCCGATGCCGATGTCCGTGAGATCGCCTGCCCCATGCTGGTGCCCCTGGTGGAGGAAAACTGGTGTGGCACTGATGTGGCTCACCTGATTCTGCAGCGCTATCTTGGCCAGCTGCGTGGCCAGGTGGATACCCTGGTGCTGGGATGTACCCACTACCCCATGCTGAAGGAAGATATCGCCCGCGTGCTGCCGGGGGTTACCCAGGTGGACTCGGCGGAAGAGACCGCGCGGACCATTGTCGGCCTGACTGGAGTACCTGCCCCGGGAACGCTGGGAACGCTGGGGACGACAACCTACTATATGACCGATACTTCACAGCGTTTTGCGGAAATTGCCAGCAGTTTTCTGGGTGAGTCCGTGGGGAGCATTGAGCACATCGATCTCTGA
- a CDS encoding DUF2628 domain-containing protein has product MLRNASKTELQELIGQHCQKPEKVPLFMGALEKMLVNGQLIFKPTWSWWAFFFSWAYFLYRKLYLWAAVFFLVNVITGMVGLNLLVMVAAGISAKYLYLKKFTDDLQVAGFGSQTFVEVKSNMRQLGGYHNWVVVLILLLAGIALLSALMALLAGGM; this is encoded by the coding sequence GTGTTACGGAACGCCAGTAAAACGGAACTTCAGGAGCTGATCGGGCAGCACTGCCAGAAGCCTGAGAAGGTGCCGCTCTTCATGGGAGCCCTTGAAAAGATGCTGGTCAATGGACAGTTGATTTTCAAACCGACCTGGAGCTGGTGGGCTTTCTTTTTCAGTTGGGCCTATTTCCTCTACCGCAAGCTGTACCTGTGGGCGGCGGTGTTTTTTCTTGTCAATGTGATTACCGGCATGGTCGGTCTGAATCTGCTGGTGATGGTTGCGGCGGGGATCAGCGCCAAGTACCTTTATTTAAAGAAATTCACCGATGATCTGCAGGTGGCCGGCTTTGGCAGCCAGACCTTTGTCGAGGTGAAGTCCAACATGCGCCAGCTTGGCGGCTACCATAACTGGGTGGTGGTGCTGATTCTCCTGCTTGCGGGCATTGCCCTGTTGAGCGCGCTGATGGCTTTGCTGGCAGGAGGAATGTAG